In a genomic window of Dyadobacter fermentans DSM 18053:
- a CDS encoding HlyD family secretion protein: MDQANYKIPLKSFDTIYMRGQESKVRYWFYGIMIILVLGLFLPWTQNIKAPGSLTSLYQEQRPQDINSPIPGRIARWFVKEGDFVQKGDTIVQISEIKEDYLDPKLVNRTQQQVQAKKDAIEYYKGKAATATSQIQALQASQKLKIQQLKNKLGQLESKLASEQADLEAANNEFNLAKDQYERQEKMQQEGLVSKTQLQQRNTAFRNAMAKRVTAENKVAQTKQEILITQIEQNGVEQEYAEKISKTEGERLQSLSNIASGEGEMAKLENQVTNYTIRNGMYIITAPQDGQIVQASKAGIGEILKDGERITVIVPTRTQYAVEMYVRPVDLPLISVGQKVRFLFDGFPAIIFSGWPENSYGTFGGKVVAFEHTISPNGLFRVLVAEDASDRPWPQQLKLGTGAQGIALLKDVPVWYELWRNINGFPPDYYVLKEPKAKEQKK, translated from the coding sequence ATGGATCAGGCGAACTATAAAATTCCACTCAAATCGTTCGACACGATTTACATGCGCGGGCAGGAAAGCAAAGTCCGCTACTGGTTCTACGGAATCATGATTATCCTCGTGCTGGGGCTTTTCCTGCCCTGGACGCAGAATATCAAGGCACCCGGGTCGCTCACGTCCCTGTATCAGGAGCAGCGCCCTCAGGACATCAATTCCCCGATTCCCGGCCGGATCGCCCGGTGGTTTGTGAAAGAAGGGGATTTTGTACAAAAAGGCGACACGATCGTGCAGATATCGGAGATCAAGGAAGACTACCTCGACCCGAAGCTCGTAAACCGGACGCAGCAACAGGTACAAGCCAAAAAGGACGCGATCGAATACTACAAAGGAAAAGCGGCCACCGCCACGTCGCAGATCCAGGCGTTGCAGGCTTCGCAAAAGCTGAAAATCCAGCAATTGAAAAACAAACTGGGCCAGCTGGAAAGCAAACTGGCCAGCGAACAGGCCGACCTGGAAGCGGCAAACAACGAGTTTAACCTCGCGAAAGACCAGTACGAGCGTCAGGAAAAAATGCAGCAGGAAGGGCTCGTGTCCAAAACGCAGCTGCAACAACGCAATACGGCATTCAGAAACGCCATGGCTAAGCGTGTGACGGCCGAAAACAAGGTCGCGCAGACGAAGCAGGAAATCCTCATCACGCAGATCGAACAGAACGGCGTGGAGCAGGAATATGCCGAGAAGATCAGCAAGACGGAAGGCGAGCGGCTTCAAAGCCTCAGCAACATTGCCTCCGGCGAGGGTGAGATGGCGAAACTGGAAAATCAGGTAACCAACTACACGATCCGTAACGGCATGTACATCATCACCGCACCGCAGGACGGGCAGATTGTCCAGGCCAGCAAGGCGGGTATCGGCGAAATCCTTAAAGACGGCGAGCGCATAACCGTGATCGTGCCTACCCGCACGCAATATGCGGTGGAAATGTACGTGCGCCCGGTGGACCTGCCGCTCATTAGTGTGGGCCAGAAAGTACGGTTTCTGTTTGATGGCTTCCCGGCCATTATATTCAGCGGCTGGCCCGAAAACAGTTACGGTACTTTTGGCGGAAAAGTGGTCGCATTTGAGCATACCATCAGTCCGAACGGACTTTTCAGGGTGCTTGTTGCGGAAGACGCTTCCGACCGTCCGTGGCCGCAGCAGCTGAAACTCGGCACCGGGGCGCAGGGGATCGCATTGCTCAAAGACGTGCCGGTATGGTACGAGCTTTGGCGGAATATCAATGGCTTCCCGCCAGACTATTATGTGTTGAAAGAACCCAAAGCAAAGGAGCAAAAGAAGTAA